A window of Eubacteriaceae bacterium ES3 contains these coding sequences:
- a CDS encoding TraX family protein, with amino-acid sequence MSTTTIKLIALVLMFFDHIAEFIPGTPVFFHWIGRISAPLFMFAMAWGFHYTHDRKKYLLRMYLFGVLMAIIDFVLNNTIPNVTTYAYNNIFVTLLLVGLVSWMIEIYRKDKLKGLPLIMAFVGIQLVTTALCAFAGQLLPYYGIELIVGAFTANLLFNEGSFIFVLLGVLIYFTKENKRNLIIAYSAFTVSYFLMEFLYSSNLYAIFFINFQWMMIGALPLMLLYNGEKGRGLKYLFYFFYPLHIAILFLIGNVLL; translated from the coding sequence TTGTCAACTACAACCATAAAACTTATTGCCCTGGTTCTGATGTTCTTTGATCATATTGCTGAATTTATTCCCGGAACACCAGTATTTTTTCACTGGATAGGCAGGATTTCTGCTCCGCTTTTTATGTTTGCCATGGCCTGGGGTTTTCATTATACCCATGATCGAAAAAAATATCTACTGCGAATGTATTTGTTTGGGGTTTTGATGGCGATAATCGATTTTGTTCTCAACAATACGATCCCAAATGTGACAACATATGCCTATAATAATATCTTTGTCACGCTTCTGCTGGTGGGCCTTGTTTCCTGGATGATAGAAATTTATCGCAAAGATAAGCTAAAAGGCTTGCCTCTTATTATGGCTTTTGTTGGTATACAACTGGTAACTACAGCCCTTTGTGCTTTTGCCGGTCAGTTGTTACCTTATTATGGTATTGAACTGATAGTTGGGGCTTTTACTGCCAATCTTTTGTTTAACGAAGGCAGTTTTATTTTTGTATTGCTGGGAGTCCTGATATATTTCACTAAAGAGAATAAACGAAATCTGATCATTGCTTATTCGGCCTTTACGGTCAGCTATTTTTTAATGGAGTTTCTATATAGTTCCAACCTCTATGCCATATTCTTCATCAATTTTCAGTGGATGATGATTGGCGCACTGCCATTAATGCTCTTATATAATGGCGAGAAAGGCAGGGGGTTAAAGTATCTGTTTTATTTCTTCTATCCGCTTCACATCGCTATTCTATTTCTGATCGGCAATGTTTTATTATAA
- a CDS encoding pirin family protein has protein sequence MERKIVKQIRGFRTQDGAGVNLVRVLGHDTVTTYDPILMLDSFDSTNPDDYTAGFPMHPHRGIETISYVYRGKMTHRDSLGNEDTISDGEVQWMTAGSGILHEEKLPASERLLGVQLWLNLSASDKWVPPAYHSVKNADIEEIEIEGGKLRLLAGQYEGRQGYLSKYLPLDYYDIHLNPDTEFSVNTDESRSVMLFTLLGDCYIGGELIKEKTAIKVGAGDIVKLKAPDKKAQILFVSSRRLDEPVAWGGPIVMNTSEELDQAFEDLRQGTFLKKEISY, from the coding sequence ATGGAGCGAAAAATTGTTAAACAAATCAGAGGTTTTAGAACCCAGGACGGTGCTGGTGTTAATCTGGTCAGAGTTTTAGGTCATGATACTGTCACGACTTATGATCCAATTTTAATGTTGGATTCCTTCGATAGCACTAACCCGGACGACTATACTGCAGGTTTTCCCATGCATCCCCATCGGGGAATTGAAACCATCAGTTATGTTTATCGCGGGAAAATGACCCATCGGGATAGTTTAGGTAACGAAGATACTATTTCGGATGGCGAAGTACAGTGGATGACGGCAGGATCAGGAATCTTGCATGAAGAGAAACTGCCAGCCTCAGAAAGACTACTGGGAGTCCAGCTGTGGCTCAATCTTTCGGCTAGTGACAAATGGGTACCGCCGGCTTATCACAGTGTGAAGAATGCTGATATTGAAGAAATTGAGATTGAAGGTGGGAAACTAAGACTTTTAGCCGGTCAATATGAAGGCCGACAAGGCTATTTAAGCAAGTATCTACCCTTGGATTATTATGATATTCACCTAAATCCTGATACTGAATTTAGCGTAAATACCGATGAGTCTCGTTCAGTTATGCTCTTTACCCTGCTGGGAGATTGTTATATTGGCGGAGAACTCATCAAAGAGAAGACTGCCATTAAAGTGGGGGCCGGTGATATAGTTAAGTTAAAAGCACCGGATAAAAAGGCCCAGATTTTATTTGTCTCTTCAAGACGCCTTGATGAGCCAGTGGCTTGGGGAGGCCCAATAGTGATGAATACCAGCGAAGAACTGGATCAGGCTTTTGAGGATTTGCGGCAAGGAACTTTCCTGAAAAAGGAAATAAGCTATTAG
- the ygiD gene encoding 4,5-DOPA dioxygenase extradiol: protein MAKMPVMFVGHGSPMNAIEENKYVEKWVVEIGQKIEKPKVILSVSAHWVTDDSSVNNQEHPKMIYDMYGFPQELYEVVYNAPGAPATANEVISLLDREVKIDNSWGIDHGTWSVLCRMFPNADIPVLQLSLDYRAPAEAHFQMGKELSALREKDVLILGSGNVVHNLSRVNFGMDDGFPWADEFDTYIKDNIVSRDYGQVIKYHLAGDSAKLAFQTTEHFNPLLYVLGATRPDDKLTVFNDSCTLGSVSMTSYLFE from the coding sequence ATGGCAAAAATGCCAGTAATGTTTGTTGGTCATGGATCGCCGATGAATGCGATTGAAGAGAATAAATATGTTGAAAAATGGGTGGTGGAGATTGGTCAAAAGATTGAAAAGCCGAAGGTTATTTTATCGGTCTCAGCCCATTGGGTTACGGATGATAGCAGTGTGAATAATCAGGAACATCCAAAAATGATATATGATATGTATGGCTTTCCCCAGGAGTTGTATGAGGTTGTTTACAATGCGCCTGGAGCTCCGGCAACCGCTAATGAAGTAATTTCACTGCTGGACCGGGAGGTTAAGATTGATAACAGCTGGGGAATTGATCACGGAACCTGGTCAGTGCTTTGCCGGATGTTTCCAAATGCAGATATTCCAGTTCTTCAATTAAGCCTGGATTATCGTGCACCGGCAGAAGCCCATTTTCAGATGGGAAAGGAATTAAGTGCTTTAAGAGAAAAAGATGTACTGATTTTAGGCAGCGGCAACGTCGTCCACAATTTGTCCAGAGTCAACTTTGGAATGGACGATGGGTTTCCCTGGGCTGATGAATTTGACACATATATTAAGGATAATATTGTTAGCCGGGATTACGGTCAGGTCATTAAGTACCATTTGGCTGGAGATTCGGCAAAATTGGCTTTTCAGACCACTGAACATTTTAATCCGCTCTTATATGTTTTAGGGGCGACTAGGCCGGATGACAAGTTAACGGTTTTTAATGATTCTTGTACCCTCGGTTCGGTATCGATGACTTCATATCTTTTCGAGTAA